A genomic window from Flavobacterium sp. I3-2 includes:
- the gyrB gene encoding DNA topoisomerase (ATP-hydrolyzing) subunit B, whose translation MSEEVKKNSYSADSIQALEGMEHVRMRPSMYIGDVGVRGLHHLVYEVVDNSIDEALAGHCDSIQVIINEDNSISVQDNGRGIPVDMHKKEGVSALEVVMTKIGAGGKFDKDSYKVSGGLHGVGVSCVNALSDHLRAEVHRDGKVWEQEYERGKAMYPARQIGETNITGTKVTFKPDATIFTQTLEYSYDTLAARLRELSFLNKGITITLTDLREVDDKGEVRKETFHSEEGLKEYIKFLDGNRTPIISHVISMENEKGEIPVEVALIYNDSYSENIYSYVNNINTHEGGTHLQGFRMGLTRTLKKYADASGLLEKLKFEISGDDFREGLTAIISVKVMEPQFEGQTKTKLGNREVVSPVSQAVAEMLENYLEENPADAKTIVQKVILAAQARHAAKKAREMVQRKTVMSGGGLPGKLSDCSEQNPEKCEIFFVEGDSAGGTAKQGRDRNFQAIMPLRGKILNVEKAMHHKVFESEEIRNIFTALGVTIGTEEDSKALNLSKLRYHKVVIMCDADVDGSHIATLILTFFFRYMRDLIEKGYVYIATPPLYLVKKGAKKQYAWSDEERIALLDEMGQGASVQRYKGLGEMNAEQLWDTTMNPEHRTLRQITIDNMAEADRVFSMLMGDEVPPRREFIEKNAVYANIDA comes from the coding sequence ATGAGTGAAGAAGTAAAAAAGAATTCGTATTCTGCCGATAGTATTCAGGCATTAGAAGGAATGGAGCACGTAAGAATGCGTCCTTCAATGTACATCGGTGATGTGGGGGTTAGAGGTTTACATCACTTGGTGTATGAAGTTGTAGATAACTCTATTGATGAAGCTTTAGCAGGACATTGTGATTCGATTCAAGTAATCATAAACGAAGATAATTCGATTTCTGTTCAAGATAATGGTCGTGGTATCCCAGTTGATATGCATAAAAAAGAAGGCGTTTCTGCACTTGAGGTTGTAATGACTAAAATTGGTGCTGGAGGTAAATTCGATAAAGATTCATATAAAGTTTCTGGAGGACTTCACGGAGTTGGTGTTTCGTGTGTAAATGCATTATCTGACCATTTACGTGCTGAAGTTCATCGTGACGGAAAAGTTTGGGAACAAGAATATGAAAGAGGTAAAGCTATGTATCCGGCACGTCAAATTGGCGAAACAAATATAACCGGTACAAAGGTTACTTTTAAGCCAGATGCGACTATTTTTACACAAACGTTAGAATATTCTTACGATACTTTAGCAGCTCGTTTACGCGAACTTTCTTTCTTAAATAAAGGAATTACCATTACATTAACCGACCTGCGTGAAGTTGATGATAAAGGTGAAGTTCGTAAAGAAACTTTTCATTCAGAAGAAGGTTTAAAAGAATATATCAAATTCCTTGACGGAAACAGAACGCCAATTATTTCTCATGTTATTAGCATGGAAAACGAAAAAGGTGAAATTCCGGTTGAGGTTGCTTTGATTTATAACGATAGTTATTCTGAGAATATTTATTCTTACGTAAATAATATCAATACACACGAAGGAGGAACACATTTACAAGGTTTCCGTATGGGATTAACTCGTACATTAAAGAAATATGCCGATGCTTCTGGACTTCTAGAAAAATTAAAATTTGAAATTTCAGGTGATGATTTCCGTGAAGGTTTAACAGCTATTATTTCTGTTAAAGTTATGGAACCTCAGTTTGAAGGTCAAACAAAAACCAAGTTAGGAAATAGAGAAGTAGTTTCTCCAGTATCACAAGCTGTTGCTGAGATGTTGGAAAATTATTTAGAAGAAAATCCTGCAGATGCTAAAACCATTGTTCAAAAGGTAATACTTGCCGCTCAAGCACGTCACGCTGCTAAAAAAGCTCGTGAAATGGTACAGCGTAAAACGGTTATGAGTGGTGGAGGTTTGCCAGGGAAACTTTCAGATTGTTCGGAGCAAAATCCTGAGAAATGTGAGATTTTCTTTGTCGAGGGAGATTCGGCAGGTGGAACTGCAAAACAAGGACGTGATCGTAATTTTCAAGCAATTATGCCACTTCGTGGTAAAATCTTGAATGTTGAAAAAGCAATGCACCACAAAGTATTTGAAAGTGAAGAGATTCGTAATATTTTTACAGCTTTAGGAGTAACAATCGGTACAGAAGAAGATTCAAAAGCTTTAAATTTATCAAAATTACGTTACCATAAAGTAGTTATTATGTGTGATGCCGATGTGGATGGTAGCCACATCGCAACTTTAATTTTGACATTCTTTTTCCGTTATATGCGAGATTTAATTGAAAAAGGATACGTTTATATTGCAACTCCACCTTTATATTTAGTTAAGAAAGGTGCGAAGAAACAATATGCTTGGTCAGACGAAGAACGTATTGCTTTATTAGATGAAATGGGACAAGGTGCTTCAGTACAACGTTATAAAGGTCTTGGAGAAATGAATGCTGAGCAATTGTGGGATACAACAATGAATCCTGAGCATAGAACATTACGTCAAATTACAATAGATAATATGGCAGAAGCGGATCGTGTTTTCTCAATGTTAATGGGAGATGAGGTTCCGCCTCGTCGAGAATTTATCGAGAAAAATGCAGTGTATGCAAATATTGATGCGTAA